In the genome of Aureimonas sp. OT7, one region contains:
- a CDS encoding cytochrome b, with protein sequence MHSTMMDTPDRFGIVSRLFHWVMVLLLAWQFTSALLRVFAEDTPIEGFFWSTHYAVGFTLFLLAILRGLWGLANLSRRPGHTAIRFGRLATLGHLAMYLLMIVIPFLAILRAYGSGRGFSPYGFEIFAATGERIPALIAPASAVHGLLGWVLLALILGHIAMVAMHEAVWKDRIAARMV encoded by the coding sequence ATGCACTCGACCATGATGGATACGCCGGACCGATTCGGCATCGTCTCCCGCTTGTTTCACTGGGTGATGGTGCTGCTGCTGGCCTGGCAGTTCACCAGCGCCCTGCTGCGCGTCTTCGCCGAGGACACGCCGATCGAAGGGTTCTTCTGGTCGACCCACTATGCCGTCGGCTTCACCCTGTTCCTGCTGGCGATCCTGCGCGGCCTGTGGGGGCTGGCCAACCTGTCGCGGCGGCCGGGACATACGGCGATCCGCTTCGGCCGGCTGGCCACGCTCGGCCATCTGGCGATGTATCTCCTGATGATCGTGATCCCGTTCCTGGCCATACTTCGTGCCTACGGCAGCGGCAGGGGGTTTTCGCCCTACGGGTTCGAGATATTCGCCGCCACGGGCGAGCGTATTCCGGCGCTGATCGCGCCGGCGAGCGCCGTTCATGGCCTGCTCGGCTGGGTATTGCTGGCGCTGATCCTTGGGCACATCGCCATGGTGGCCATGCACGAGGCGGTCTGGAAGGATCGGATCGCCGCGCGCATGGTCTGA
- a CDS encoding cobyric acid synthase yields MAARSLMFQGTGSDVGKSVLVAGLCRLFARRGMSVRPFKAQNMSNNAAVARCHDGGYGEIGRAQWLQALAAGAEPVTDMNPVLLKPMSDTGADIVVQGRSRGTASAVDYQRLKAGLLDAVLESHARLAAECELVLVEGAGSASEVNLRSGDIANMGFARAADVPVVLIGDIDRGGVIAALVGTHCVLPPQDRAMIAGTIVNKFRGDPALFAEGMATIEKHTGWPSLGLVPWLTTVGRLPPEDSVALERPRPGGGARRVRIAVPQPGRIANFDDLDPLAATPGVEVGFVRPGEAIPRCDCILLPGTRATIADLAAFRRNGWDTDIARHHAAGGMVVGICGGFQMLGRRIDDPFGVEGPAGAVDGLGLLAVDTVMEPRKTVRPARLRATTGEELSGYEIHLGRTEGPGRGRPFATDESGPEGAVSADGRVLGTYLHGVFGNDAWRSRFLSDLGHAGPPLAYMAEVEASLDAVADALEAALDVPSLLRLAR; encoded by the coding sequence ATGGCCGCACGCAGCCTCATGTTCCAGGGTACGGGCTCCGACGTCGGGAAGAGCGTCCTGGTCGCCGGATTGTGCCGCCTGTTCGCCCGTCGCGGAATGAGCGTGCGCCCGTTCAAGGCGCAGAACATGTCCAACAACGCCGCCGTGGCGCGCTGCCATGATGGCGGCTACGGCGAAATCGGCCGTGCGCAATGGCTGCAGGCCCTGGCGGCCGGGGCGGAACCCGTCACCGACATGAACCCCGTTTTGCTGAAGCCGATGTCCGATACGGGCGCCGACATCGTCGTGCAGGGCAGAAGCCGGGGCACCGCATCGGCCGTCGATTACCAACGCCTCAAGGCCGGCCTGCTCGACGCCGTCCTGGAAAGCCATGCGCGGCTGGCGGCCGAATGCGAGCTCGTGCTCGTCGAAGGGGCCGGCAGCGCATCCGAGGTCAATCTGCGGTCCGGCGACATCGCCAATATGGGCTTTGCCCGCGCCGCCGATGTGCCGGTGGTGCTGATCGGCGATATCGACCGGGGGGGCGTCATCGCGGCGCTTGTCGGCACGCATTGCGTCCTGCCGCCGCAGGACCGGGCCATGATCGCCGGCACCATCGTCAACAAGTTCCGCGGCGATCCGGCCCTGTTCGCCGAAGGGATGGCAACCATCGAAAAGCATACCGGGTGGCCGTCTCTGGGCCTCGTCCCCTGGCTGACGACCGTCGGACGCCTGCCCCCCGAGGATTCCGTGGCGCTGGAGCGCCCACGCCCCGGCGGCGGGGCCCGCCGCGTCCGCATTGCGGTGCCTCAGCCGGGGCGCATCGCCAATTTCGACGACCTCGACCCGCTGGCCGCGACACCGGGTGTCGAAGTCGGCTTCGTGCGCCCCGGCGAGGCCATCCCCCGGTGCGATTGCATCCTCCTGCCCGGCACGCGCGCCACCATCGCCGACCTCGCGGCCTTCCGCCGCAATGGCTGGGACACCGATATCGCGCGCCACCATGCAGCCGGCGGCATGGTCGTCGGCATTTGCGGCGGCTTCCAGATGCTCGGTCGCCGGATCGACGATCCCTTCGGGGTGGAAGGGCCGGCAGGCGCCGTCGATGGCCTTGGCCTGCTTGCCGTGGATACGGTAATGGAGCCGCGAAAGACGGTGCGCCCGGCCCGACTGCGCGCGACGACCGGCGAGGAATTGTCCGGCTACGAGATCCATCTCGGCCGCACCGAGGGGCCCGGCCGCGGACGCCCCTTCGCCACCGATGAATCCGGGCCGGAGGGTGCCGTCAGCGCCGACGGGCGCGTCCTCGGCACCTATCTGCACGGCGTCTTCGGCAACGATGCCTGGCGCAGCCGCTTTCTGTCGGATCTCGGCCATGCCGGCCCGCCGCTGGCCTACATGGCCGAAGTCGAGGCGTCGCTCGACGCCGTCGCCGACGCATTGGAGGCGGCGCTGGACGTGCCGTCGCTGCTGCGGCTCGCGCGGTGA
- the cobO gene encoding cob(I)yrinic acid a,c-diamide adenosyltransferase, with the protein MTVKNEKIAALSDAELDARHAEKMRKKKAARDKIIATKTQEKGLVIVHTGKGKGKSTAAFGLVFRALGNGMKVAIVQFVKGKWETGERQALKRFADDVTITAMGDGFTWETQDRQRDIAAARAAWERAKALIADDEHQMVVLDELNIVLRYDYLPVEEVVEFLRISKPEMKHVVITGRNARDELIDFADLVTEMEQVKHPFRAGIKAQKGIEF; encoded by the coding sequence ATGACCGTCAAGAACGAAAAGATCGCCGCGCTGAGCGATGCCGAGCTGGATGCGCGTCACGCGGAGAAGATGCGCAAGAAGAAGGCCGCGCGCGACAAGATCATCGCCACCAAGACCCAGGAGAAGGGCCTCGTCATCGTCCATACCGGCAAGGGCAAGGGCAAGTCCACGGCGGCGTTCGGCCTTGTCTTCCGGGCGCTCGGCAACGGCATGAAGGTCGCCATCGTGCAGTTCGTGAAAGGCAAGTGGGAGACCGGCGAGCGTCAGGCGCTGAAGCGCTTTGCCGACGATGTCACCATCACCGCCATGGGCGACGGCTTCACCTGGGAAACGCAGGACCGGCAGCGCGATATCGCCGCCGCGCGCGCGGCATGGGAGCGCGCCAAGGCGCTGATCGCCGATGACGAGCACCAGATGGTGGTTCTGGACGAACTGAATATCGTGCTGCGCTACGATTACCTGCCGGTGGAGGAGGTCGTCGAATTTCTACGAATCTCCAAGCCCGAGATGAAGCATGTCGTGATTACGGGCCGCAACGCCCGGGACGAGCTGATCGACTTCGCCGATCTCGTCACGGAAATGGAGCAGGTCAAGCACCCGTTCCGCGCCGGCATCAAGGCGCAGAAGGGTATCGAATTCTGA
- a CDS encoding SDR family oxidoreductase — MPHPAIVPNHNAVVMGGAAGIGLAAARRFLAEGMNVAIVDRDMEPLAEALDLLEKEAGADLNVAAAACDVTDRAGLAKTAAHLERTLGPIHVLMNNAGIQPGSSIFGEERNWDAVLSVNLGGVINGTRAFGPAMLEHGEPGLIINTGSKQGITTPPGDPAYNVSKAGVKTFTEALAHELREREGGVVTAALLIPGFVFTGLTARGRRDKPDAAWTAEETVDFMMARLSDGDFYILCPDNEVTRDIDEKRIQWAAEDVIRNRPPLSRWHKDWADRFRAFMGA; from the coding sequence ATGCCGCACCCCGCAATTGTCCCCAACCACAACGCGGTCGTGATGGGCGGGGCGGCCGGCATCGGCCTTGCCGCCGCCCGCCGGTTCCTGGCCGAGGGCATGAACGTGGCCATCGTGGACCGGGACATGGAGCCGCTGGCCGAGGCGCTGGACCTGCTCGAGAAGGAGGCCGGCGCCGATCTCAATGTGGCGGCGGCCGCCTGCGACGTGACGGACAGGGCCGGGCTGGCGAAGACTGCCGCGCATCTGGAGCGGACGCTGGGCCCGATCCATGTGCTGATGAACAACGCCGGCATCCAACCCGGCTCCTCGATCTTCGGCGAGGAACGGAACTGGGATGCCGTCCTGTCGGTCAATCTGGGCGGGGTCATCAATGGTACGCGGGCATTCGGACCCGCCATGCTGGAGCATGGCGAACCGGGCCTGATCATCAATACGGGGTCCAAGCAGGGCATCACCACGCCGCCCGGCGACCCTGCCTACAATGTCTCGAAGGCCGGGGTTAAGACGTTCACCGAGGCGCTGGCGCATGAGCTGCGGGAGCGTGAGGGAGGCGTTGTGACGGCGGCCCTGCTGATCCCCGGTTTCGTCTTCACCGGGTTGACGGCCCGCGGGCGTCGGGACAAGCCGGATGCCGCCTGGACGGCGGAGGAGACGGTGGATTTCATGATGGCGCGTCTGTCGGACGGCGATTTCTACATCCTCTGCCCCGACAACGAGGTCACGCGCGACATCGACGAAAAGCGGATCCAATGGGCGGCCGAGGACGTGATCCGCAACCGGCCGCCGCTATCACGCTGGCACAAGGACTGGGCGGACCGGTTCCGCGCCTTCATGGGGGCGTGA
- a CDS encoding RDD family protein: MPARATWGKQVLGLRIVRADGKPIGHGLALGRYLARMLSFLCLCIGVLMVGVTREKRGLHDMMCRTRVVYR, translated from the coding sequence ATGCCGGCGCGGGCGACGTGGGGCAAGCAGGTGCTCGGACTTCGCATCGTCCGCGCCGACGGCAAACCGATCGGACACGGATTGGCCCTCGGCCGCTATCTTGCCCGCATGTTATCCTTCCTGTGCCTCTGCATCGGCGTTCTGATGGTTGGCGTGACCCGGGAGAAAAGGGGGCTCCACGACATGATGTGCCGTACAAGGGTCGTCTACCGGTAG
- a CDS encoding TSUP family transporter: MSPDTILILIVAAAFFAGFVDAIAGGGGLITIPALLLGGFDPLSALGTNKLQSLFGSGSATIAYARRGLVDLKSLLPAAALSFAGACAGALAAMLLPPDLLGGILPFLLIGIAVYFAIKPNLSDVDRERRISPVVFACFLVPLIGAYDGLFGPGTGSFFMIAFVALAGYGVLKATAHTKLLNFASNLGGFAIFAFSGSIHWKLGLAMGIAQFCGARLGAVSAVRFGAKLIRPLLVAVCTILALKLIMG; the protein is encoded by the coding sequence ATGTCGCCCGATACGATCCTCATTCTCATTGTTGCCGCGGCATTTTTTGCCGGCTTCGTCGATGCCATCGCGGGCGGCGGCGGCCTGATTACCATTCCGGCGCTTCTGCTCGGCGGTTTCGATCCGCTATCGGCTCTCGGCACCAACAAGCTGCAGAGCCTGTTCGGCTCGGGCTCGGCAACCATCGCCTATGCGCGTCGCGGGCTGGTAGACCTGAAATCGCTGCTGCCGGCCGCCGCCCTGTCCTTTGCCGGCGCATGTGCCGGCGCATTGGCGGCCATGCTTCTGCCGCCGGATCTCCTGGGCGGCATCCTGCCTTTCCTGCTGATCGGCATCGCGGTCTATTTCGCAATCAAGCCCAACCTGTCCGACGTCGACCGGGAACGGCGGATCTCCCCCGTCGTCTTCGCCTGTTTCCTCGTGCCGCTGATCGGCGCCTATGACGGGTTGTTCGGGCCGGGCACGGGCTCCTTCTTCATGATCGCCTTCGTGGCGCTCGCCGGCTACGGCGTCCTCAAGGCGACGGCCCACACCAAGCTGCTCAACTTCGCATCCAATCTCGGCGGCTTCGCCATCTTCGCCTTTTCCGGGTCCATCCACTGGAAGCTCGGCCTGGCCATGGGCATCGCGCAGTTCTGCGGCGCGCGTCTGGGCGCCGTCTCCGCCGTCCGCTTCGGCGCGAAACTGATTCGCCCGCTGCTTGTCGCGGTCTGTACGATACTCGCTCTCAAGCTCATCATGGGTTGA
- the cobN gene encoding cobaltochelatase subunit CobN, translating into MHLLLAEKGSLAETAEAVDLGQSPGEIVVLSAADTELAALSSAARRLNLAPGRLRLANLMRLTHPMSVDTYVERTLSHARLVVVRLLGGIGYWPYGVDAVRAAAQRNGFALALLPGDDRPDPALDAAGTLAPSVCERLAAYLREGGPDNAMHFLEACGAAIGDGTWPPDARPLLRAGLMERVSRAAPGAPVASVVFYRALMQSGQTDAIEALCEGLERRGLRALPVFVSSLKDAVTQETVRHLFAASPPDVVLNCTGFAVSPAGQAHSPTVLDEQGAPVIQCVLAGTSKEAWAGSDRGLGTRDLAMNIALPEVDGRVLAGAVAFKSAATWDATCEVDVVTHRPLEANVDFACALAMRWSRLRRKPAAERRIAMLLANYPNRDGRIANGVGLDTPAGAMTALTAMRQAGYRVDDLPADGNGLVEHLLAGPTNARITGREIRESLSLEDYRTFFDTLPQALRQAVTERWGRPEDDPFHIAGTGFALPFALFGNIAVGIQPARGYNIDPKESYHAPDLPPPHNYIAAYAWLRTIFSADAVIHMGKHGNLEWLPGKALALSQACAPRAILGPLPHLYPFIVNDPGEGTQAKRRNAAVIVDHLTPPLARAESYGMLRDLEALVDEYYEAEQGDRRRADALRPKILQLAADSGLAEDAGIAGEAAPDAALVKLDAYLCDLKEMQIRDGLHVFGRSPEGGLRDELVVAMLRLPRGAEPQDASLIRALAQDLELGDFDPLSCELSAPWTGHRPQLLNRMSTDLWRSCGDTVERLELLSSRLVTGTLDTDIPMPATAPVLAFMRDTLAPAVDGCGQAELAGLLTGLAGRFLAPGPSGVPTRGRPDVLPTGRNFYSVDTRAVPTETAFALGRKSAEALVTRHLQDHGEWLRAIGLTVWGTANMRTGGDDIAQALALIGARPVWDGGSRRVTGFEIVPLAALGRPRVDVTLRISGFFRDAFPDQIALFDAAVRAVGALDEPDTENPLAARMRDDAAALMDGGSTPEEARRRAGFRVFGSRPGAYGAGLQALIDEGGWTDRRDFAEAFLVWGGYAYGADGEGEADRQALETRLSQVDAVVQNQDNREHDLLDSDDYYQFEGGMSAAVETLTGKRPHAYHNDHSQPERPVVRTLDEEIGRVLRARVVNPKWISGVMRHGYKGAFEIAATVDYLFAFAATTGAVRDHHFDLVHAAFVADETVSAFMRANNPAAYREMVDRLAEAVERGLWRPRSNAARFELDRRGTPQ; encoded by the coding sequence ATGCACCTGCTGCTGGCGGAAAAGGGCTCTCTTGCAGAAACCGCCGAGGCGGTCGATCTCGGCCAGTCTCCGGGCGAAATCGTTGTTCTGTCAGCCGCCGATACGGAGCTGGCCGCCCTGTCTTCGGCGGCGCGCCGCCTGAACCTCGCACCGGGCCGCCTGCGGCTGGCCAATCTGATGCGGCTGACGCATCCCATGTCGGTGGACACCTATGTGGAGCGGACCTTGTCGCATGCGCGCCTCGTTGTCGTGCGACTTCTGGGGGGCATCGGCTACTGGCCCTATGGCGTGGATGCAGTGCGGGCGGCCGCGCAGCGCAACGGCTTCGCTCTGGCCTTGCTGCCGGGCGACGACCGGCCGGACCCGGCGCTGGACGCCGCCGGCACGCTTGCGCCATCGGTTTGCGAACGGCTGGCGGCGTATCTGCGGGAAGGCGGCCCCGACAACGCGATGCACTTCCTTGAAGCCTGCGGAGCTGCGATCGGCGACGGGACATGGCCGCCGGATGCCCGCCCCCTGTTGCGGGCCGGCCTTATGGAGCGCGTATCGCGCGCCGCGCCGGGAGCGCCGGTGGCGTCCGTGGTCTTCTACCGCGCGCTGATGCAGAGCGGCCAGACGGACGCGATCGAAGCGCTGTGCGAAGGTCTGGAGCGCCGCGGCCTGCGGGCCCTGCCCGTCTTCGTATCCAGCCTCAAGGATGCCGTCACGCAGGAGACGGTGCGCCATCTCTTCGCGGCATCCCCACCCGATGTCGTGCTGAACTGCACGGGCTTCGCCGTATCGCCGGCCGGACAGGCGCACAGTCCCACGGTGCTCGATGAGCAGGGCGCCCCGGTCATCCAGTGCGTTCTGGCGGGCACGAGCAAAGAGGCGTGGGCAGGTTCCGACAGGGGCCTCGGCACGCGCGACCTTGCCATGAACATCGCCCTTCCGGAGGTCGACGGGCGCGTTCTGGCCGGCGCCGTCGCCTTCAAGAGCGCGGCGACGTGGGATGCGACCTGCGAAGTGGATGTCGTCACGCACCGCCCGCTGGAGGCCAATGTCGACTTTGCCTGTGCCCTCGCCATGCGATGGTCCCGCCTGAGGCGCAAGCCGGCGGCCGAGCGCCGCATCGCGATGCTTCTGGCCAATTACCCCAATCGAGACGGCCGCATCGCCAACGGTGTCGGGCTGGACACGCCCGCCGGCGCCATGACGGCGCTGACGGCCATGCGCCAAGCCGGATATCGCGTGGATGACCTTCCGGCCGATGGCAACGGGCTGGTGGAGCATCTTCTTGCCGGCCCCACCAATGCCCGGATCACGGGCCGGGAAATCCGCGAGAGTCTGTCGCTGGAAGATTATCGCACTTTCTTCGACACCCTGCCGCAGGCCCTTCGGCAAGCGGTGACGGAGCGGTGGGGCCGGCCCGAGGACGACCCTTTCCATATTGCCGGCACGGGCTTCGCCCTGCCCTTCGCGCTGTTCGGCAACATCGCGGTCGGCATCCAGCCGGCGCGCGGCTATAATATCGACCCCAAGGAAAGCTACCACGCGCCCGACCTTCCGCCGCCGCACAACTACATCGCCGCCTATGCCTGGTTGCGAACGATCTTTTCGGCGGACGCGGTGATCCACATGGGCAAGCACGGCAATCTGGAATGGCTGCCGGGCAAGGCGCTGGCCCTTTCGCAGGCCTGCGCGCCGCGCGCCATCCTCGGGCCGCTGCCGCATCTCTATCCGTTTATCGTCAACGACCCGGGCGAAGGTACGCAGGCCAAGCGGCGCAATGCCGCCGTGATCGTCGATCATCTGACGCCGCCTCTGGCGCGCGCCGAAAGCTACGGGATGCTGCGCGACCTGGAAGCTCTGGTCGACGAGTATTACGAGGCCGAGCAGGGCGACCGGCGCAGGGCGGATGCGCTTCGCCCGAAGATCCTGCAACTCGCCGCCGACAGCGGCCTTGCCGAGGATGCAGGCATCGCAGGCGAAGCCGCGCCCGATGCGGCCCTCGTGAAGCTCGACGCCTATCTGTGCGACCTGAAGGAAATGCAGATCCGCGATGGGCTCCATGTCTTCGGCCGTTCGCCGGAGGGCGGCCTGCGCGACGAACTCGTCGTCGCGATGCTGCGCCTTCCGAGGGGAGCGGAGCCGCAGGATGCGTCGTTGATACGCGCACTCGCGCAGGATCTGGAACTTGGGGATTTCGACCCCTTGTCCTGTGAATTGTCGGCGCCCTGGACCGGGCATCGGCCACAGCTTCTCAACAGGATGTCCACAGACCTGTGGCGCAGCTGCGGCGACACGGTCGAACGGCTGGAGCTCCTGTCCAGCCGGCTTGTGACCGGCACGCTCGACACGGATATCCCGATGCCGGCGACAGCGCCCGTCCTGGCGTTCATGCGCGATACGCTGGCACCTGCCGTGGACGGCTGTGGACAGGCCGAACTGGCGGGCCTTCTGACCGGCCTTGCCGGACGGTTCCTTGCGCCCGGCCCCTCCGGCGTGCCGACGCGCGGGCGGCCGGACGTGCTGCCGACAGGGCGCAATTTTTATTCCGTCGACACCCGCGCGGTTCCCACGGAAACAGCCTTCGCGCTGGGGCGCAAATCCGCCGAGGCGCTGGTGACCCGCCATCTGCAGGATCATGGCGAATGGCTTCGCGCCATCGGCCTGACGGTCTGGGGCACGGCCAATATGCGCACCGGCGGCGACGATATCGCCCAGGCCCTGGCGCTCATCGGCGCCCGGCCCGTCTGGGATGGCGGGTCGCGGCGGGTCACCGGCTTCGAGATCGTGCCGCTCGCGGCTTTGGGCCGGCCGCGCGTCGACGTCACCCTGCGCATCTCCGGCTTCTTCCGCGATGCGTTCCCCGATCAGATCGCGCTCTTCGATGCGGCGGTGCGCGCCGTCGGCGCCCTGGACGAGCCCGACACCGAAAACCCGCTCGCCGCGCGCATGCGCGATGATGCGGCGGCATTGATGGACGGCGGCTCGACACCGGAAGAGGCGCGGCGGCGCGCAGGCTTCCGCGTCTTCGGCTCACGCCCCGGGGCCTACGGCGCGGGCCTGCAGGCGCTGATCGACGAAGGCGGCTGGACGGACAGACGAGACTTTGCGGAAGCCTTCCTGGTCTGGGGCGGCTATGCCTATGGAGCGGACGGCGAGGGCGAGGCCGACCGGCAGGCGTTGGAAACCCGGCTGTCCCAGGTCGACGCGGTGGTGCAGAACCAGGATAACCGCGAACACGACCTTCTGGATTCCGATGATTACTATCAGTTCGAGGGCGGCATGAGCGCGGCCGTCGAAACGCTGACCGGCAAGCGGCCGCATGCCTATCACAACGACCATTCGCAGCCCGAGCGCCCGGTTGTCCGCACCCTGGACGAGGAGATCGGGCGCGTGCTGCGCGCGCGCGTCGTCAACCCGAAATGGATTTCGGGCGTGATGCGCCACGGCTACAAGGGCGCCTTCGAGATCGCCGCTACGGTGGATTATCTTTTCGCCTTCGCCGCCACGACGGGCGCCGTCCGCGACCATCACTTCGACCTGGTCCATGCGGCCTTCGTGGCCGACGAGACCGTCAGCGCCTTCATGCGCGCCAACAACCCGGCCGCCTACCGCGAGATGGTGGACAGGCTGGCCGAGGCGGTGGAGCGGGGCCTCTGGCGCCCACGCTCCAATGCCGCCCGCTTCGAACTCGACCGCAGGGGAACACCGCAATGA
- a CDS encoding CbtB-domain containing protein → MTAHSASQTHASSSGRIATALFALVLGAFFVYGAGFAAADALHDTAHDARHAMGLPCH, encoded by the coding sequence ATGACCGCGCATTCCGCGTCGCAGACGCATGCTTCTTCGTCAGGGCGCATCGCAACCGCGCTCTTTGCCCTCGTTCTCGGTGCCTTCTTCGTCTATGGCGCGGGCTTCGCCGCCGCCGACGCGCTGCATGACACCGCACACGACGCGCGCCACGCCATGGGCCTTCCCTGCCACTGA
- a CDS encoding CbtA family protein: MLARTLIAALLAGMLAGLAITPVQSLKTTPLILAAEVFEDGGAPAHDHAAGLSLVTPAMAHGGEGEESATLVASRLGGTAMANIVLGAGFALLLAAASLAFDKPLTARNGAVWGLAGFGVLTLAPALGLPPELPAMPAADLGARQAWWLMAVLCTGGGLAGIVLSRRTWQRLLGLVLIAAPLFVPAPHPAELASPIPPSLAAEFAVASLATSALFWVLIGLFSGLVLDAIRRTASPHPA, encoded by the coding sequence ATGCTGGCACGAACCCTTATCGCGGCCCTCCTGGCCGGAATGCTGGCTGGCCTGGCGATCACGCCGGTCCAGTCGCTGAAGACAACTCCGCTCATCCTTGCCGCCGAAGTCTTCGAGGACGGCGGCGCACCTGCCCACGACCATGCTGCCGGCCTTTCCCTCGTTACGCCCGCCATGGCCCATGGCGGCGAGGGCGAGGAAAGCGCCACGCTGGTCGCCAGCCGCCTCGGTGGCACGGCGATGGCCAATATCGTGCTGGGCGCCGGCTTCGCACTGCTGCTGGCAGCAGCCAGCCTGGCCTTCGACAAACCGCTCACGGCCCGCAATGGCGCGGTCTGGGGCCTTGCCGGTTTCGGCGTGCTGACGCTCGCCCCCGCGCTGGGCCTGCCGCCCGAGCTGCCGGCAATGCCCGCCGCCGACCTCGGGGCGCGGCAAGCCTGGTGGTTGATGGCCGTGCTGTGCACCGGCGGGGGCCTGGCCGGCATCGTCCTGTCGCGGCGCACATGGCAACGCCTGCTCGGCCTCGTGCTGATCGCGGCGCCCCTGTTCGTGCCGGCGCCGCACCCAGCGGAGCTCGCGAGCCCCATTCCGCCCAGCCTGGCGGCGGAGTTCGCCGTGGCGTCGCTGGCAACGTCCGCACTGTTCTGGGTGCTGATCGGCCTGTTCTCCGGATTGGTGCTCGACGCGATCCGGCGCACCGCCAGTCCGCACCCGGCGTGA
- the cobU gene encoding bifunctional adenosylcobinamide kinase/adenosylcobinamide-phosphate guanylyltransferase, which translates to MRRSVFVLGGARSGKSAFAERLADASELERVYIATGQAFDAEMAARIEAHRRSRGAGWRTVEAPCDLAQAIGAEARHDRVLLVDCLTLWLSNILLADRDIAAATEDLCRMLAAADGTIILVSNEVGLSIVPENALARAFRDHSGRMNQTIAALADEAWFVAAGLPLKLKG; encoded by the coding sequence GTGAGGCGATCCGTTTTCGTGCTCGGCGGAGCGCGCTCCGGCAAGAGCGCCTTCGCCGAGCGGCTTGCCGACGCCAGTGAGCTCGAGCGGGTCTACATCGCCACGGGGCAGGCCTTCGACGCCGAGATGGCGGCCCGCATCGAGGCGCATCGGCGCTCTCGCGGCGCCGGCTGGCGCACCGTGGAAGCACCGTGCGATCTGGCGCAGGCCATCGGCGCCGAGGCACGCCACGACCGCGTCCTGCTGGTGGACTGCCTGACGCTGTGGCTCAGCAACATCCTTCTGGCGGATCGCGACATCGCCGCCGCCACCGAAGACCTGTGCCGGATGCTGGCAGCGGCGGATGGGACGATCATTCTCGTGTCCAACGAGGTCGGCCTTTCGATCGTGCCGGAAAACGCGCTGGCCCGCGCCTTCCGCGACCATTCCGGCCGCATGAACCAGACCATCGCAGCACTGGCCGACGAAGCCTGGTTCGTTGCCGCGGGGCTGCCGCTGAAACTGAAAGGATAG
- the cobW gene encoding cobalamin biosynthesis protein CobW translates to MAHKIPATVITGFLGAGKTTLIRNLLADAGGRRIALIINEFGDLGVDGDVLRACAGTACREEDIVELTNGCICCTVADDFIPTMTKLLERDEKPDHIVIETSGLALPQPLVAAFNWPGIREQVTVDGVVTVIDTAAVAAGRFADDEARVAAQRAADDSLDHDNPLEELFEDQIRAADLIVLNKADLVDAAALDGVRMQVEREAGRKLPILTAEGGRLPADVLIGLQSGTESLIAGRRSHHEIHHADGHEHDHEDFDSFRVDLGAVPSREALEDALRTVIARYDILRLKGFASIEGKPMRLQVQAVGNRIDSYFDRPAGQDEGTRLVVIGLHDRLDDDARKAITAHLETLTTRAAA, encoded by the coding sequence ATGGCCCACAAGATCCCCGCAACGGTCATCACCGGCTTTCTCGGCGCCGGAAAGACGACGCTGATCCGCAATCTTCTCGCCGATGCCGGCGGCCGGCGCATTGCCCTCATCATCAACGAGTTCGGCGATCTGGGCGTCGACGGAGACGTGCTCCGCGCCTGTGCCGGCACCGCCTGCCGGGAAGAGGATATCGTGGAGCTGACGAATGGCTGCATCTGCTGCACCGTCGCCGACGACTTCATCCCCACGATGACGAAGCTTCTGGAGCGCGACGAGAAGCCCGATCACATCGTCATCGAGACATCGGGGCTGGCGCTGCCGCAGCCGCTGGTCGCCGCCTTCAACTGGCCCGGCATCCGCGAACAGGTGACCGTCGATGGCGTCGTCACCGTTATCGACACGGCGGCCGTCGCCGCCGGCCGCTTCGCCGACGACGAGGCGCGTGTGGCTGCGCAGCGCGCGGCCGACGACAGCCTCGATCACGACAACCCGCTGGAAGAACTGTTCGAGGACCAGATCCGGGCCGCCGACCTTATCGTACTCAACAAGGCCGACCTGGTGGATGCCGCGGCGTTGGACGGGGTGCGGATGCAGGTGGAGCGCGAAGCCGGCCGCAAGCTGCCCATCCTGACGGCGGAGGGCGGCAGGCTGCCGGCCGACGTGCTGATCGGCCTTCAGTCCGGCACCGAATCGCTGATCGCCGGGCGTCGGTCGCATCATGAGATACATCATGCCGACGGACACGAGCACGACCACGAGGATTTCGACAGCTTCCGGGTGGATTTGGGGGCGGTCCCCTCGCGCGAGGCGCTGGAAGACGCTCTCAGGACCGTCATCGCACGGTACGACATTCTCCGCCTGAAAGGGTTCGCCAGTATAGAGGGCAAGCCGATGCGCCTGCAGGTGCAGGCGGTGGGCAACCGTATCGACAGCTATTTCGACCGTCCCGCCGGCCAGGACGAAGGGACGCGCCTTGTGGTCATCGGCCTGCATGACAGGCTGGACGATGACGCCCGCAAGGCCATCACCGCGCATCTGGAGACGCTGACGACACGCGCGGCGGCCTGA